The following are encoded together in the Thunnus albacares chromosome 7, fThuAlb1.1, whole genome shotgun sequence genome:
- the ptprq gene encoding phosphatidylinositol phosphatase PTPRQ translates to MGGTERLWLLASLCQVVLLTCEQHSNPVEVELVFHPFPYAQHPDSYTITCRTASNHLVYVEPIDHSTCAPDCKMSLWLVEDPRGYNITFRASRNDTTLEAKTFHFIFLSSLHIYSTTTTALLTWKLQRHQSLSTLSLYNTHTQSVTHNFNINSSEAKSQYAVKGLQPGTRFKAQAVITTFVKHLNMTLKQRLGFGIETAQCHTGWLANGRNCYTVRRAGLAWSDAQHSCREQAAGSHLADLKTLEDLLFVSSHLLRHNTLLLLWTGLNDQQEEGQPLWSDGSAYNLTTTMMSLLPASQTDCFALQWNATGPGYFLTPFFCNIPLPFICQYETPPVPAFFSFDLVQVTEQQVELRWGDLSPLNSLNPSSFEIFLQYQEDTRGELGQDEKDRSKKWAEDKKGTQRTIKKVVKVPISLSSRGVTVAGLSPGSVYSFTLQACHPAGATWSLGQTQTAYTRPLSPQNITTGPITVCQISVHWMLPDAPYVAGWTFVVHYVDMSSSQERIVGMTNISRSSLAGGLQSYTAVIGGLESYRKYRIEVYTVTQHGIESCGQVPLTVQTAVKPPSSLLVLSKRGNLTVCWTSPLDDSPDYYVTSHPVNNPRASSLWINQSSPGALWVNESVCVDLGKFTPGQTYDIGVVALRGNDRSQRTSIMHTTDPMPVQIAVPFLVGTNSAQLYIQHPQQGLIDGVKVCFCPGLCDRVCGGLCGYTCNWHSLSSASYHIITLSNLRPGSKYQLSVYSTSRQQTGPPYYTHPVKTSLAPPSRVREGVVTDSSIELLWDPAQGRAHSYEVICFNCDHALMVQKVLSESAVFSGLTPGRLYHFALRTEKESFTDSSPVTINITAAPSPVEVSFVNKTKSSICISWNTVSGVLGGFILSIKNRTSNQELIIFHQESRFYTFEGLTPGSEYTIEVISTSGERKSKPATIILHTIPEVPQEVVLAEQVVTSVFVTWRAPPGQVEGYKLVFGLLTVDRKSWIEVLVQGTSYEIRDLIPGSDYGISIHSVLGSDTSQGVRRDFSTRPAGLCALHLGDVNISSISVSWDSAFGEFDFHRVTVANTSVTNTLTIPKEEQAVVVTGLVDGCSYNVSAERVRGLTAGSAAFLTVTTVPSRVRGVRVVNVSARAFSLRWEQAVGCVDHYQVNLLPNQGKVTVHPARDGYIQANVVSVSPGTQYTVTVTAVSSSNFSPGVSRMINTNDSVPGPPSGLEGEAVGSNGILLSWIMPSDAKNIDGYVIRYKEVCPYPDPSFTQVTKYLDIPETLLTDFTSGSTYHIQVAAISPAGIGAFSKSLYIKTAESPPGLVTNLTAFAQNHTFVMVTWFLPHRINGLITKFAVKAKHARTGQTVRILEVNAEDIMTGALPHCNDAADILSRATLSPLEITASSPPITLSAVPPAASWSVPISVGVDQLRPYTAYLFEVSAFTSDGEGQIASTMVRMPESAPEDPPQNFSILNMTSRSISVSWNSPNIITGKFTYTLYLYGPTGYLYENSTGDTRFAFTGLTPYTRYTVAVRARAAGEVGPAAQEDVITPAEAPSAVQDLMAIAEDSVSIRVSWKSPAQRNGPIIQYRLLVLVDETLLQDITLTSEPSANTTDVYKRSLSPELHNSPGRRKRTAELSLITSPPTFTATVSDRAQPTDMTASTLTHSGLTSADQSTNTGAQPSMDFNPTADPTATEKSGKSYTSASHANSANIQSSDPTVFGTSAFSLTSVPPATLPPWLTKQTHAGDMTSDSSPLGLTPSQVRLSTRDASVTGHFSTRSATGSGTTGVTVREEVMDVLSEELSYLVSDLNPFTEYTFRVAASTTVGEGPATDITEKTREQVPSSVLDVSYQNISSTSILVSWVPPLNPNGRITHYTVYGLKMHSDQALKWVTNTTSKLITDLDKYTAYKLRVAASTAVGESSLSEEDDIFVFTLEDEPDSPPVNLTVIDTSPTTATVVWSSPEKANGVIQHYMVLYENESYSAFKNTSSNRVTLVNLKPFSYYNVSVMAYTRYGNGNQTSDTLYLLSGEDVPGSPPYNLSFESVSPSEVNVTWQPPLVPNGIITHYSLELWNSSHYLNLTSPTNYLHITHLRKYAHYRVMVQAHTRVGPGNYSSEPLNITTLEDAPDTPPQFLRTRKLSDYEVELSWQPPLEANSDILYYIVRVWNETTELWQNVTETSVVINVDSESRYNASVSCWTRLGDGGVLVYISFTTTDAEPFDPPQNVTFANVTASSVTLLWHPPTEPNGIIVRYTIYYSDNNTVTEQRVPVSDLPVPGSPDSALSHTLTGLIGGTNYTIWMTSSTVQGDGGVQSEPITLFLPEDVPSDSVHNLTAQIFSSTAIIISWDPPLEPNGRPHYLLTLQEAGIPPNLPNQAPSALNKTIKHITNDNVFLFTKLRKYFPYVLTVTPATGAGPAYNHTSTMYLRTDDDVPSSSPLLVSTRNLSSSSIAVVWQHPLEANGEITEYTLMLFGPGGSNTTQTPNTSFILTNLLPYTAYNLTVTAATRKGSGPVLLLLLHTDEGGPMSPPYNLTIHNHTDVSVWLSWEPPLEPNGVVIQYGFRIQDLITHTVTHRNSSGPSTTEYLTGFRPHSSYEISVYSYTRVGHGNQFSSPVTFTTKESVSDAVGNLSCSGVGWNSIQLSWELPANPNGQILFYEILVEVDLQSFTLEAHTPEYTVTGLSPDQEYALTVAAVNSAGPGDRMNCTASTLSESVPAAPRFLNISQVTPNNVTLQWAPPLSVPGLLKEYHIIAQLLSTVCEPDVLTTAQPALEDEPNPDCVDSNVTVSVTASDGTEGNQSVTLQSLAKYRYYRFKVAAVTNAGVGEYTRWNYARTLAGNPDVPPRDLKMTPTANSLRVAWDAPAVLSGPTSYLVQVDGPGLNHSTVRAPGELMTVVVTNLTAFTRYFVTVTAFTGPVEHAARDGKAIGPIDFQTLEEEPKDPPKNVIISVIPEEVNRVKVTFTPPEEPNGNITAYFVYIYEKEQLVKNISLNITQRDHNMLTAVIEGLKGGHSYSIQISAKNGAGRSPPSAHVQITTGIKAPAKPTQRPQAVLGHGGVAMVTHRSITIRMPACFYSDDNGPITKIQVIVAESGVKDIVNMTSWKNAFFHRPAPYLTDKGFPNPPCLGNGASRKDTHVREGRSVSGDSRPLVRHNHTTSGTYVIGESDACMEENNTDTFCNGPLKPNTVYVFKFRATNIKGQYTDSEYSEHVKTKVDGLLTREEQIIMGVLLSFFLAVLLIIIICGSVKIHQRKKEGGTYSPREAEIIETKYKLDQLIAVADLELKQEKLNRYSSFFFRRKEIYVIQLLSYRKSLKPVNKKSFLQHVEDLCASDNSKFQEEFAELPKLLQDLATTDADLPWNKSKNRFPNIKPYNNNRVKLLSEPGTAGSDYINASFVSGYLCPNEFIATQGPLPGTVADFWRMIWETGTRTIAMLTQCYEKGRIRCHKYWPEDNKPMSVFSDILISKVSEEILPDWTVRTLKVEKHGHYILVRHFNYTSWPEHGVPESCSTFIKFVKAVRAHRHDNTTIVVHCSAGVGRTGVFIALDHLIQHVRDHDFVDIYGLVAELRSERMCMVQNLAQYIFLHQSTLELLNNKGNSQSIWFVSYSALEKMDSLDAMEGDVELEWEETTM, encoded by the exons CTCAATGCCACACTGGCTGGTTGGCCAATGGGAGAAACTGCTACACTGTGAGAAGAGCAGGTTTGGCCTGGAGTGATGCCcagcacagctgcagagaacagGCAGCTGGAAGTCACCTGGCTGACCTAAAGACCCTGGAGGATCTGCTTTTTGTATCTTCTCATCTGCTGAGACACAACaccttgctgctgctgtggactGGACTCAATGACCAGCAG GAGGAAGGCCAACCTTTGTGGTCGGATGGCTCAGCCTATAACCTGACAACCACTATGATGTCATTGCTGCCAGCCAGTCAGACGGACTGTTTTGCCCTTCAGTGGAATGCCACTGGACCAGGATACTTTCTCACTCCCTTCTTCTGTAACATCCCCTTACCCTTCATCTGCCAATATGAGA CCCCTCCAGTCCCTGCCTTTTTCTCCTTTGACCTGGTTCAAGTGACAGAGCAACAGGTAGAGCTTCGCTGGGGTGACCTCTCACCCCTGAACTCACTTAATCCTTCATCTTTTGAGATATTCCTCCAGTATCAAGAAGACACAAGGGGAGAGTTAGGTCAAGATGAAAAGGATAGAAGCAAGAAGTGGGCAGAGGATAAAAAAGGGACCCAGAGAACTATTAAAAAGGTTGTGAAAGTCCCCATCTCCCTCTCCTCTAGAGGGGTAACTGTGGCAGGTTTATCTCCAGGAAGCGTCTACTCTTTCACACTTCAAGCTTGTCACCCTGCCGGTGCCACCTGGAGCttgggacaaacacaaactgcataCACGA GACCTCTTTCTCCACAAAATATCACTACCGGCCCCATAACAGTCTGTCAGATTAGTGTTCACTGGATGCTGCCAGACGCACCATATGTGGCTGGGTGGACATTTGTTGTACATTATGTGGACATGTCTTCAAGTCAAGAGAGGATAGTTGGAATGACCAATATCTCCAGATCATCTCTGGCTGGTGGGTTGCAGTCATATACCGCTGTGATTGGAGGGCTGGAGTCTTACAGGAAATACAGGATTGAAGTTTACACAGTCACCCAGCATGGGATTGAGAGCTGTGGACAGGTGCCTCTGACTGTACAGACAg CTGTGAAGCCTCCCAGCAGTCTGCTGGTGTTGAGCAAAAGGGGAAACCTGACTGTCTGCTGGACCAGTCCTCTTGATGACTCTCCAGATTATTATGTCACATCCCACCCTGTCAATAACCCCAGAGCGTCTTCACTGTGGATAAACCAATCCAGTCCTGGTGCACTCTGGGTAAATGAGTCTGTATGTGTTGATTTGGGCAAATTTACTCCAGGTCAGACTTATGACATAGGAGTTGTTGCTCTGAGGGGAAATGACAGGAGTCAGAGGACCAGCATCATGCACACCACag ATCCAATGCCTGTTCAGATAGCAGTCCCTTTCTTAGTGGGCACAAACTCTGCACAGCTGTACATCCAGCATCCACAGCAGGGTCTAATTGACGGGgtcaaagtgtgtttttgtccgGGCCTATGTGACCGTGTGTGTGGGGGATTGTGCGGATATACATGTAACTGGCACTCCCTCTCTAGCGCTAGCTATCATATCATAACCCTCAGCAACCTCCGTCCAGGATCAAAATACCAGCTCAGTGTGTACAGCACCAGCCGACAGCAGACGGGACCACCTTACTACACCCACCCTGTTAAAACAA GTCTGGCCCCTCCCAGCAGAGTGAGGGAGGGTGTGGTGACCGATTCATCCATAGAGCTACTTTGGGATCCAGCACAAGGACGAGCTCATAGCTACGAGGTCATCTGCTTCAACTGTGACCATGCACTCatg GTTCAGAAGGTGTTAAGTGAGAGTGCAGTGTTTTCTGGTCTAACTCCAGGCAGACTCTACCACTTTGCATTACGAACAGAGAAGGAGTCCTTCACCGACAGTTCTCCTGTCACCATCAACATCACTGCAG CTCCCAGCCCAGTGGAGGTGTCTTTTGTCAATAAAACCAAATCATCCATATGCATTAGTTGGAATACAGTCAGCGGTGTGCTTGGTGGATTCATCCTGtcaattaaaaacagaacatcCAATCAAGAGctgatcatttttcatcaggAGTCCAG atTTTACACTTTTGAAGGCCTCACTCCTGGAAGCGAATATACAATAGAAGTGATCAGCACCAGTGGAGAAAGGAAGAGTAAACCTGCTACTATTATCCTCCATACTA TCCCAGAGGTGCCACAGGAAGTGGTTCTTGCGGAGCAGGTAGTGACGTCTGTGTTTGTTACCTGGAGAGCACCACCAGGACAGGTGGAGGGGTACAAG CTTGTTTTTGGCCTGCTGACCGTGGACAGAAAATCATGGATAGAGGTGCTTGTCCAGGGCACAAGTTATGAGATCAGGGATTTGATCCCAGGGTCAGACTACGGCATCAGTATTCATAGTGTGCTGGGCTCAGACACCAGTCAAGGAGTCCGCAGAGACTTCAGCACAC GCCCAGCAGGTTTATGTGCCCTTCATTTGGGTGATGTCAACATTTCCTCTATCTCTGTGAGCTGGGACAGTGCATTTGGTGAGTTTGACTTCCACAGAGTCACGGTAGCCAACACCTCGGTCACAAACACACTTACCATACCCAAGGAAGAGCAGGCTGTCGTGGTTACAGGGCTGGTGGACGGCTGCAGCTACAATGTGAGCGCTGAAAGGGTGAGAGGACTGACAGCGGGGAGCGCGGCCTTTTTGACTGTAACCACAG TGCCATCCCGTGTACGAGGAGTCCGTGTCGTCAATGTGTCTGCACGTGCGTTCTCACTACGTTGGGAGCAGGCAGTTGGGTGTGTGGATCATTACCAAGTGAATCTGCTACCTAACCAGGGAAAAGTCACAGTGCACCCTGCACGTGATGGATACATTCAG gcCAATGTGGTCAGTGTCAGTCCAGGGACACAATACACTGTCACAGTCACAGCAGTGTCCTCCTCCAATTTCAGCCCTGGAGTCAGCCGCATGATCAATACTAACGACAGTG TTCCTGGTCCACCTTCAGGACTAGAAGGAGAGGCCGTGGGCTCTAATGGTATTTTGCTCTCCTGGATCATGCCATCTGATGCCAAAAATATTGACGGATATGTCATCAG GTACAAGGAGGTGTGTCCCTACCCCGACCCTTCCTTCACACAGGTGACCAAGTACCTGGACATACCAGAGACTCTGCTCACTGACTTCACATCAGGCTCTACGTACCACATTCAG gtaGCAGCCATATCCCCAGCTGGCATAGGAGCATTCAGCAAATCTTTATACATAAAGACTGCTGAGTCCC CCCCTGGCCTGGTGACCAACCTCACTGCATTTGCCCAGAATCACACCTTCGTCATGGTCACCTGGTTCCTGCCACACCGCATCAATGGCCTCATCACAAAGTTTGCAGTCAAGGCTAAACATGCTCGCACAGGGCAGACAGTCCGCATACTGGAGGTCAATGCAGAGGACATAATGACTGGAGCGCTGCCTCACTGCAAT GACGCAGCTGATATTCTATCTCGTGCGACTCTCAGTCCCTTGGAGATAACGGCATCATCTCCACCCATCACCCTCTCCGCCGTGCCCCCTGCAGCCTCCTGGAGTGTGCCCATATCAGTAGGAGTTGATCAGTTGCGACCTTACACTGCCTATCTCTTTGAGGTTTCAGCCTTCACCTCTGATGGAGAAGGACAGATAGCTTCCACCATGGTCCGCATGCCAGAATCAG CCCCAGAAGACCCGCCACAAAACTTCTCCATATTGAATATGACGTCTAGATCAATCTCTGTGTCCTGGAACTCTCCAAACATTATCACGGGAAAATTCACTTACACGCTCTATCTTTATGGGCCTACAG GATATTTGTATGAGAACAGTACAGGAGACACGCGGTTTGCTTTTACTGGTTTGACTCCTTACACAAGGTACACAGTTGCTGTCCGAGCcagagctgctggagaagtGGGTCCAGCGGCACAAGAAGATGTTATTACACCTGCTGAAG CACCCAGTGCAGTGCAGGACCTGATGGCAATAGCTGAGGATTCGGTTTCAATCCGTGTGAGTTGGAAAAGCCCCGCCCAGCGTAATGGTCCGATCATCCAGTACAGACTGCTGGTGCTGGTTGATGAAACTCTACTGCAAGACATCACCCTCACATCAGAACCA aGTGCAAATACAACTGATGTGTACAAAAGGTCCCTTTCTCCTGAGCTACATAACAGTCCAGGGCGACGTAAGAGAACTGCTGAGCTCAGTCTGATCACATCTCCGCCGACTTTCACTGCCACTGTGTCTGACCGCGCACAGCCCACTGATATGACTGCTTCCACCCTCACACACTCTGGACTTACAAGTGCTGACCAGAGTACTAACACTGGCGCTCAACCCAGCATGGACTTTAATCCTACTGCTGACCCCACGGCCACCGAGAAGTCGGGAAAAAGTTACACTTCTGCTTCACACGCTAATAGCGCAAATATTCAATCTTCTGACCCTACAGTCTTTGGGACCTCTGCGTTTTCTCTGACCTCTGTGCCACCTGCTACGCTTCCACCCTGGCTGACTAAGCAAACACATGCTGGGGATATGACCTCTGACTCGTCCCCCTTGGGACTGACCCCAAGCCAGGTCCGCTTGTCCACACGTGATGCATCAGTTACAGGACACTTTTCAACACGCAGCGCAACAGGTTCTGGTACAACAG gtgtgacagtgagagaggaggtgatggaTGTTTTGTCTGAGGAGTTGTCTTACCTGGTGTCGGATCTGAATCCCTTCACTGAGTACACGTTCAGGGTCGCTGCTTCCACGACTGTGGGGGAGGGCCCTGCTACAGATATCACTGAGAAGACCAGAGAGCAGG TCCCCAGCTCTGTGCTTGATGTCTCCTACCAAAACATCAGCTCCACCTCCATACTTGTGAGCTGGGTCCCACCGCTCAATCCCAATGGACGGATCACACATTACACTGTCTATGGCCTAAAAATGCACAGTGATCAGGCCCTGAAGTGGGTTACTAACACTACCAGTAAACTGATAACAG ATTTGGACAAGTATACTGCTTATAAGCTACGTGTGGCTGCATCTACAGCTGTGGGAGAGAGCTCTCTGTCTGAGGAAGATGACATCTTTGTTTTCACCTTAGAAGACG AACCGGACTCCCCCCCTGTAAACCTCACTGTGATAGACACCAGCCCCACCACTGCCACAGTGGTCTGGTCTTCACCAGAGAAGGCCAACGGGGTGATCCAACATTACATGGTCCTATATGAAAACGAATCGTATTCTGCTTTTAAGAACACTTCCTCTAACAGAGTCACCCTGGTGAACCTGAAGCCATTCTCCTATTACAACGTGTCTGTGATGGCGTACACGCGTTACGGCAACGGAAACCAAACATCAGACACTTTATACCTATTGTCTGGAGAGGATG TCCCAGGTAGTCCTCCGTACAACCTCTCCTTTGAGTCAGTCAGTCCCAGTGAGGTGAATGTGACCTGGCAGCCTCCTCTGGTGCCTAATGGGATAATTACCCACTACAGCCTGGAGCTTTGGAATTCCAGTCACTACCTTAACCTCACCTCCCCAACCAACTACCTCCACATCACTCACCTGAGGAAGTATGCACACTACCGAGTCATGGTGCAGGCACACACACGTGTCGGGCCGGGAAACTACAGCAGCGAGCCGCTCAACATCACCACACTGGAGGATG CTCCAGATACACCTCCTCAGTTCCTCCGCACCAGGAAGCTGTCAGACTATGAAGTTGAGTTGTCATGGCAACCACCACTTGAAGCCAATTCAGACATACTCTACTATATTGTCAGAGTTTG GAATGAAACAACGGAGCTGTGGCAGAATGTAACAGAGACATCTGTGGTTATTAATGTGGACTCAGAAAGTCGTTACAATGCCTCTGTCTCCTGTTGGACTAGACTGGGAGATGGAGGAGTGCTGGTATACATCAGCTTTACCACCACAGATGCAG AGCCATTTGACCCCCCACAGAATGTGACTTTTGCAAATGTGACCGCCTCCTCTGTCACCTTGCTGTGGCACCCACCAACCGAGCCCAATGGAATCATTGTACGCTACACCATTTACTACAGCGACAATAACACTGTGACTGAGCAG AGGGTTCCCGTTTCAGACTTACCTGTCCCTGGCTCTCCTGATTCAGCCCTCTCCCACACTCTGACTGGGCTGATTGGGGGCACTAACTACACCATATGGATGACCTCCAGCACTGTACAGGGGGACGGAGGGGTCCAGAGCGAGCCAATAACCTTGTTCTTACCTGAGGACG TGCCAAGTGACTCAGTGCACAACCTGACGGCTCAGATCTTCAGCTCCACTGCCATCATTATCAGCTGGGACCCTCCCCTGGAGCCGAATGGCCGTCCCCACTATCTGCTCACCTTGCAGGAAGCTGGCATCCCCCCAAACTTGCCCAACCAAGCACCCTCAGCTCTCAACAAGACCATCAAGCATATCACCAATGACAATGTCTTCCTATTCACCAAACTCAGGAAATATTTTCCTTATGTGCTGACTGTTACCCCGGCAACTGGAGCTGGCCCTGCCTACAACCATACCAGCACAATGTACCTGAGAACGGATGATGACG TTCCTAGTTCTTCTCCATTGCTGGTGTCCACCAGGAACCTGTCATCGTCCTCCATCGCAGTGGTCTGGCAGCACCCTCTGGAGGCCAACGGGGAGATAACAGAGTATACCCTCATGCTGTTTGGCCCAGGGGGATCCAACACAACACAGACGCCCAACACCTCATTCATCCTCACTAACCTACTTCCATACACAGCTTACAACCTCACTGTCACAGCTGCAACGCGTAAAGGCTCGGGGcctgttctgctgctgctgctgcacactgATGAAGGAG GCCCTATGTCCCCTCCTTATAACCTGACTATACACAACCACACagatgtctctgtgtggctaAGCTGGGAGCCTCCTCTGGAGCCCAATGGAGTGGTGATACAGTACGGCTTTAGGATCCAAGACCTCATCACACACACCGTCACACACCGG AATTCCTCTGGTCCGTCAACCACAGAGTATCTAACAGGCTTCAGGCCTCATAGCTCCTACGAGATCAGTGTTTACAGTTACACCAGAGTGGGCCATGGGAATCAGTTCAGCAGTCCTGTGACCTTCACCACTAAAGAGTCAG tgtcTGATGCTGTGGGGAACCTGTCTTGTTCAGGAGTGGGCTGGAATTCAATTCAGCTATCATGGGAACTTCCAGCCAACCCTAATGGGCAGATCCTATTTTATGAGATTCTAGTGGAGGTAGACTTGCAGTCCTTCACACTTGAGGCCCACACACCAGAGTACACAGTGACTGGGCTTTCACCAGACCAGGAGTATGCACTCACTGTGGCTGCAGTCAACTCTGCAGGACCTGGAGACAGAATGAACTGTACTGCTTCCACTCTTTCCGAATCAG TCCCAGCTGCTCCTCGCTTCCTCAACATATCTCAGGTCACCCCTAATAATGTGACACTTCAGTGGGCTCCACCACTCTCCGTTCCAGGCCTGCTGAAAGAGTACCACATCATTGCACAGCTACTTTCAACTGTTTGTGAACCAGACGTCCTAACTACTGCACAGCCGGCCTTAGAGGACGAACCGAACCCGGACTGCGTGGACTCTAATGTAACCGTCTCAGTGACTGCTTCAGATGGCACTGAAGGGAACCAGAGCGTCACACTCCAGTCCCTGGCTAAATACAGATACTACCGCTTCAAAGTGGCTGCTGTGACAAACGCCGGAGTTGGAGAATATACACGCTGGAATTATGCACGCACTCTTGCTGGGA ACCCTGATGTCCCTCCCCGTGACCTAAAAATGACCCCCACCGCCAACAGCCTTCGTGTTGCGTGGGACGCTCCAGCTGTTCTCTCTGGACCAACTTCATATCTTGTGCAG GTGGATGGTCCTGGTTTGAACCACTCAACAGTCCGGGCTCCAGGAGAGTTGATGACTGTTGTGGTGACAAACTTGACTGCTTTCACCCGTTACTTTGTGACTGTCACTGCCTTCACTGGTCCAGTGGAGCATGCTGCCAGGGATGGGAAGGCCATTGGGCCTATTGACTTTCAAACACTGGAGGAAG AGCCCAAAGATCCACCCAAGAATGTGATCATATCAGTTATACCAGAGGAGGTGAACCGTGTAAAGGTTACTTTCACCCCCCCAGAGGAGCCCAACGGAAACATCACTGCCTATTTTGTGTACATCTATGAAAAGGAGCAGCTGGTCAAGAACATCAGCCTTAATATCACCCAAAGAGACCATAACATGCTGACTGCTGTCATCGAAGGCCTAAAGGGAGGTCACAGCTATAGTATACAG ATTTCAGCCAAGAACGGGGCTGGGAGGAGCCCACCCAGCGCACATGTGCAGATAACAACAGGGATCAAAG CCCCGGCCAAGCCAACCCAAAGACCCCAGGCAGTGCTGGGCCATGGAGGGGTTGCCATGGTTACCCACAGGAGTATCACCATCCGCATGCCTGCCTGTTTCTATAGTGACGACAATGGACCAATCACAAAAATTCAGGTCATCGTGGCCGAGTCAGGGG TGAAGGACATCGTGAATATGACCAGCTGGAAGAATGCGTTTTTTCATCGCCCTGCCCCTTACCTGACTGACAAGGGGTTCCCCAACCCACCATGTTTGGGGAACGGGGCATCACGCAAGGACACACACGTCAGAGAGGGTCGCAGTGTGTCTGGAGACAGCCGGCCCCTGGTGAGGCACAATCACACTACGTCAGGAACATACGTGATCGGAGAGAGTGATGCCTGTATGGAGGAGAACAACACTGACACTTTCTGTAATGGACCCCTGAAGCCTAACACCGTCTATGT GTTTAAGTTCAGAGCCACTAACATCAAGGGCCAATACACAGACTCTGAGTACTCCGAGCATGTCAAAACCAAAG TGGACGGGCTGTTGACCAGAGAAGAACAGATCATTATGGGTGtgctcctctccttcttcttggCTGTGTTACTCATCATTATCATCTGTGGATCAGTCAA GATCCATCAACGCAAGAAGGAGGGCGGGACTTATTCACCCAGAGAAGCAGAGATCATTGAGACCAAGTATAAACTGGATCAGCTTATTGCTGTGGCAGATCTGGAGCTGAAACAAGAGAAACTCAACCG GTATTCTTCCTTCTTCTTTAGACGGAAAGAGATATATGTCATCCA GCTGCTCAGCTACAGGAAATCACTCAA GCCTGTCAACAAGAAGTCTTTTCTACAGCATGTAGAGGATCTGTGTGCCAGCGACAACTCCAAGTTCCAGGAAGAATTTGCG GAGCTCCCAAAGCTGCTGCAGGACCTGGCCACCACAGATGCTGACCTGCCCTGGAACAAATCCAAGAACCGCTTCCCTAACATCAAACCTT ATAATAATAACCGTGTGAAACTGCTGTCAGAACCAGGCACTGCGGGCTCTGACTACATCAACGCCAGCTTTGTCTCA GGCTACCTGTGTCCCAATGAATTCATAGCCACCCAGGGTCCTCTGCCTGGGACGGTGGCTGACTTCTGGAGGATGATCTGGGAAACGGGAACGCGCACCATCGCCATGCTCACGCAGTGTTATGAGAAAGGCAGA ATTCGGTGTCACAAGTATTGGCCAGAGGACAACAAGCCAATGTCAGTGTTTAGCGACATTCTAATCTCAAAAGTGTCGGAGGAAATCCTTCCTGACTGGACTGTCAGAACCCTGAAAGTAGAAAAG CATGGGCACTACATTTTGGTTCGCCACTTCAACTACACGTCATGGCCTGAACATGGGGTCCCAGAGTCCTGCAGCACTTTCATCAAGTTTGTCAAAGCTGTCCGAGCTCACAGGCATGACAACACCACTATAGTGGTCCACTGCAG TGCTGGTGTGGGCAGAACAGGTGTGTTTATTGCTCTTGACCACCTCATTCAGCACGTCAGAGATCACGACTTTGTCGATATTTACGGTCTGGTGGCTGAACTGCGCAGTGAGAGGATGTGTATGGTACAGAATCTG gccCAGTACATCTTCCTGCACCAAAGTACCCTGGAACTTCTAAACAACAAAGGCAACAGTCAGTCCATCTGGTTTGTCAGCTATTCTGCTCTGGAAAAGATGGACTCCCTGGATGCCATGGAAG GTGATGTTGAACTAGAATGGGAAGAGACTACTATGTAA